From Rhodococcus sp. B7740:
ATCTCGTGCGGAAAGATCTTGACGGTGCGGTCGAATTTGTAGCTGGTGCGGTGTTCGAGTGCAACCTTGATGCCCACGGCGAGCCCCTCGTGATAGTCCCGGTATGGGTAGAACACCCAACCCTAGTAGGACCGGGCCCGGTGCGCTCGGCGAGAAATCGTGTCCGAAATGTGCCGACCGGGCAGGCGCGTAGTCCTTGACACCCCCATCGTGGTGCGGTTCGCTCAGCGAGAATCGAGTACTCGTTCGACGCACGTCACACTTTGCAATCAAAGGGAATCTCGTGAGCGACAATCCATCCGACGGACCGCACTACGGCTCCGATCCGAACCGACCCCAGTACCCCACGAATCCAGCGTCCGGCTACCCGCCACCCGGCAACTACCCGCCCCCGGGCAACTATCCACCGCCGCCGGTCGGCGGCAACGCGGCATTCGGCACGGGTTCCCCCCTGCCCGGCGGCGCGCAGCCCGGCAGCCGCGGATCACGGTTCGCCGCCCGCTTCCTGGACGGGCTCGTTCTCGCGGTCGTCCAGTTCATCCTGTACGTGATTCTCCCGAGCGGGTTCTTCGGAACCGTGCTGCTGAGCCTCGCGTCCGCACTCCTCGGCTTCGCGTACTTCACGCTGCTCGAGTCCTCGCGTGGCCAGACCCTGGGCAAGCAGCTCCTCGGTCTGCGAACCCTCGGCGCATCGGGCGGACTGCCCACCCAGGCCGAAGCGGCCAAGCGCAACGCCTTCCTGCTGCTGAACGTGATACCGCTGCTCGGCACCTTCCTGGTGATCGTGGCGTACATCGTCATTGCGGTGACCATCAACTCGAGCCCGACCAAGCAGGGCAAGCACGACGAGTTCGCCGGCGGAACCCAGGTCGTCGCCATCTCGTAAAACCCCATCCACGCACGAGCGGACCTTCGACACACGGCGGAGGCCCGCTCGTCTGCGTCCGGGTGTTCCACGGCCTCGACGCCCCGAATCACCCCATTCCTCCCGACCACAGACCAGGAGAACGACGTTGAGCGACAATCCGACCGGCGAACCCCGGCCCGGCGAGGGATCCGATCCCGACCGCACCGACACGCCCAACACTCCCCCGCCGAGCACGGAAAACACCCCGCCGACTCCCGGCGGTCAGTACCCACCCCCGGCCGAAAGCTACCCACCGCAGGGTGGCTACCCGCCGCAGGGGAACTACCCACCGCAGGGCAGCTACCCACCGCAGGGCGGCTACCCGCCTCCCGGCAACTACCCACCGCAGGGGAACTACCCACCGCAGGGCGGCTACCCGCCTCCCGGCAACTACCCACCGCAGGGTGGTGCACCCGGCGGCTATCCACCGCCCCCCGGTGCGTACCCGCCGCCGCCCGGCACCTACGGAAACCAGGGCTACGGGCAGACGCCACTGGGTCCGAATCCCGGACGGCTCGACGTCGGGGCAGCGCTGAGTTACGGGTTCGACAAATTCAAGGCCAACGTCGGCCCATGGCTCGGAATCACCGCCATCGTGTGGGCCGTGACGGCTATCGGTCTCGCTGTGGTCTTCGCGTCGACGTTCACCGCAGCGATGGTGGCAGCCGACAGCGGCGACACGACATTCACGGCCACGACATCCGGGGTGGCCGTCGTCCTGACGGCGATCCTCACGTTCGTGTCGTATTTCGTCAACGCCGCTTACGTTCGAGGTGCGCTGGACGAGACCGGTGCCCCGCAGAAGCCGTCGTTCGGTAGGTTCTTCCAGCTCACCAACGTCGGCCAGATCGCCGTTCTCGCGCTGATCTGGACGATCGTGAGTGTGGTGGTCAGTTTCATCCCGTTCCTCGGAACGGTCGTTCTGATCGTGATCGGCTTCCTCGCCAATTTCGCACTGACGTTCCTGATCGATCGCAACCAGACGGCGATCGAATCCATCAGATCGAGTGTCGACCTGACCGTGAAGAACTTCGGTCCCGTGGTGTTGCTCCTGCTGCTGCTGGCCGCGATCAACATCGTCGGTGCGCTGCTGTGCGGTCTCGGTCTGCTGTTCACCATCCCGATCTCGGTGATCGCAACCAACTACGCCTACCGCGTACTGACCGGTGGGCCGCTGTCCCCCGCACGCTGACCTGCTCGACAACAGACGACTGTCCCCGTAGCGCACAGCGCTACGGGGACAGTCGTTTTCGAAACCTCTCAGGCCTCGGCGGGTTCTTCCTTCTTCTCCGGCTTGAAGTCGACGCCCGATTCCTTGCGCTGCTGCGGGGTGATCGGGGCGGGCGCGTCGGTCAACGGGTCGATGCCGCCACCGGACTTGGGGAACGCGATGACCTCGCGGATGGAGTCGACGCCGGCGAGCAGCGCAGTGATGCGGTCCCAGCCGAACGCGATGCCGCCGTGCGGCGGTGCGCCGTAGGAGAAGGCGTCGAGGAGAAAGCCGAACTTCTCCTGGGCTTCTTCCTTGCCGATACCCATGATCGCGAACACCCGTTCCTGAATGTCCTTGCGGTGGATACGAATACTGCCGCCGCCGATCTCGTTGCCGTTGCAGACGATGTCGTAGGCGTAGGCCAGGGCGGATCCGGGATCGGTGTCGAACGTATCCATCGACTCCGGCTTCGGCGACGTGAAGGCGTGGTGCACGGCAGTCCACGCACCGGATCCGACGGCCACGTCACCACTGGCGGTGGCGTCGGACGTGGGCTCGAACAGCGGAGCGTCGACGATCCACACGAATGCCCATGCCTTCGGGTCGATCAGGTCGAGCTTGCGA
This genomic window contains:
- a CDS encoding RDD family protein; translation: MSDNPSDGPHYGSDPNRPQYPTNPASGYPPPGNYPPPGNYPPPPVGGNAAFGTGSPLPGGAQPGSRGSRFAARFLDGLVLAVVQFILYVILPSGFFGTVLLSLASALLGFAYFTLLESSRGQTLGKQLLGLRTLGASGGLPTQAEAAKRNAFLLLNVIPLLGTFLVIVAYIVIAVTINSSPTKQGKHDEFAGGTQVVAIS